From Nitrobacter sp. NHB1, a single genomic window includes:
- a CDS encoding MBL fold metallo-hydrolase, whose product MVQENQQENQPDDRTATKAGASIIPVTPFRQNCTLLWCETTRNAVVIDPGGDVPLIRTAIEKSGVTVRRIWLTHGHIDHVGGAAELRDALKVPIEGPHIADKFLLDHVVESGRSYGMTGMRNFAPDRWLEEGEKVKIGKLEFDVLHCPGHSPGSVVFFNREMRFAHVGDVLFNGSVGRTDLPGGSHAMLVKSITDKLLPLGDDVAFICGHGPGSSIGHERASNPFLTGGL is encoded by the coding sequence ATGGTCCAAGAAAACCAACAAGAGAACCAACCCGACGACCGGACTGCGACGAAAGCCGGCGCCAGCATTATTCCGGTGACGCCGTTCCGCCAGAACTGCACGCTGTTGTGGTGCGAAACCACAAGGAACGCCGTGGTCATCGATCCCGGTGGCGATGTCCCGCTGATCAGGACCGCGATCGAAAAGAGCGGCGTGACCGTCAGACGGATCTGGCTCACCCACGGCCACATCGATCATGTCGGCGGCGCCGCGGAATTGCGCGACGCGCTGAAGGTCCCGATCGAGGGACCGCATATCGCCGACAAGTTCTTGCTCGATCATGTGGTCGAGAGCGGACGCAGCTACGGCATGACCGGGATGCGTAATTTCGCGCCGGACCGCTGGCTCGAGGAGGGCGAGAAGGTCAAGATCGGCAAACTCGAATTCGACGTCCTCCATTGCCCCGGCCATTCGCCGGGCAGCGTGGTTTTTTTTAACAGGGAGATGCGCTTTGCGCATGTCGGCGACGTTCTGTTCAACGGCTCCGTCGGCCGCACCGACCTGCCCGGCGGCAGTCACGCGATGCTGGTCAAATCCATTACCGACAAGCTGCTGCCGCTCGGCGACGATGTCGCTTTCATCTGCGGACACGGCCCGGGATCGAGCATCGGCCACGAGCGCGCGAGCAACCCGTTCCTGACCGGCGGACTGTGA
- a CDS encoding MmcB family DNA repair protein, translated as MESNATHIALVPLPDRRQSETALAIARGTGRFLRSLGFCCVSELPLPSGRRADLVALNARGEIWIVEIKSSAEDLRADRKWQDYRAHCDRLFFAFTRDLPCEIFPGDTGLIVADAYGAHLHCEAPEHRLPAPTRKAMMLRFAMAAAQRLNRLADPQGHAETGF; from the coding sequence ATGGAATCGAACGCCACCCACATCGCCCTCGTGCCTCTGCCCGACCGCCGCCAGTCGGAGACCGCGCTGGCGATTGCGCGCGGAACGGGGAGGTTTTTGCGGTCGCTGGGGTTTTGCTGCGTCAGCGAATTGCCGCTGCCGTCAGGACGACGCGCCGATCTGGTGGCGCTGAACGCGCGCGGCGAGATCTGGATTGTCGAGATCAAGTCATCGGCAGAGGATTTGCGTGCCGATCGGAAGTGGCAGGATTACCGGGCGCATTGCGACCGCTTGTTCTTCGCCTTCACGCGCGATCTGCCGTGCGAGATTTTCCCCGGCGACACCGGCCTGATTGTCGCCGATGCCTATGGCGCGCACCTGCATTGCGAGGCGCCGGAACACCGCCTGCCTGCCCCGACGCGCAAGGCGATGATGCTGCGCTTTGCGATGGCGGCGGCGCAGCGGCTCAATCGCCTCGCCGATCCGCAAGGCCATGCCGAGACGGGATTCTAA
- a CDS encoding DUF1236 domain-containing protein, producing MIRRVIGTAAIAVALVLPVSAIAQGVPGGIERGAREGERAAGPVGAVVGGTIGGVVGGVAGVLGVEQRPRFHRYVVEQHRTSYHYREPVRVGAVLPESGVTYYEVPAEYGAPQYRYTVVNDRTVLVDPRTHRIVDVIE from the coding sequence ATGATCCGTCGCGTCATTGGAACTGCCGCAATTGCGGTCGCATTGGTGCTCCCAGTGTCTGCCATCGCGCAGGGCGTGCCGGGCGGCATCGAGCGGGGTGCCCGCGAGGGTGAACGGGCCGCTGGGCCGGTTGGTGCCGTCGTCGGCGGCACGATCGGCGGAGTTGTTGGCGGCGTCGCCGGCGTGCTCGGCGTCGAGCAGCGTCCGCGCTTCCACCGCTACGTGGTCGAGCAGCATCGCACCTCATATCACTATCGGGAACCGGTCCGTGTCGGTGCAGTGCTGCCGGAGTCGGGCGTGACCTATTATGAGGTGCCGGCCGAATACGGCGCACCGCAATATCGCTATACCGTGGTGAATGATCGGACCGTTCTGGTTGATCCCAGGACCCACCGGATCGTCGACGTCATCGAATAA
- a CDS encoding ActR/PrrA/RegA family redox response regulator transcription factor, with amino-acid sequence MNAAPDVIPQADRSLLIVEDDKPFLERLSRAMETRGFNVTSCDSVSDGLAHIGKSAPAFAVVDLRLGDGNGLDVVSALKRERPDARAIVLTGYGNIATAVTAVKMGAVDYLSKPADADDVVAALLASGTEKSELPQNPMSADRVRWEHIQRIYEMCNRNVSETARRLNMHRRTLQRILAKRAPR; translated from the coding sequence GTGAACGCTGCCCCCGACGTTATCCCGCAAGCCGACCGCTCGCTGCTGATCGTCGAGGATGACAAGCCGTTTCTGGAAAGGCTGTCGCGCGCCATGGAAACGCGCGGCTTCAATGTGACGTCATGCGACAGCGTTTCCGACGGCCTTGCGCATATCGGAAAATCCGCGCCGGCCTTTGCCGTGGTGGATTTGCGGCTCGGCGACGGCAACGGCCTCGACGTGGTGTCGGCCCTGAAGCGTGAGCGGCCCGATGCCCGCGCGATCGTGCTGACCGGCTATGGCAACATCGCGACTGCGGTGACCGCGGTGAAGATGGGCGCCGTCGATTATCTGTCCAAGCCCGCCGACGCCGACGACGTGGTCGCGGCGCTGCTCGCCAGCGGCACCGAGAAGTCCGAGTTGCCACAGAATCCGATGTCGGCCGATCGCGTGCGATGGGAACACATCCAGCGTATCTACGAGATGTGCAACCGCAACGTGTCGGAAACGGCCCGGCGGCTCAACATGCATCGCCGCACGCTGCAACGCATTCTGGCGAAACGCGCACCGCGTTGA
- a CDS encoding ActS/PrrB/RegB family redox-sensitive histidine kinase: MTDVDASDFRHPRRYVRLDTILRLRWLAALGQLAAIFVVAQGLEFGLPIIPCVTIVGLSSLLNLALQVIFNPMQRLEPRYAAALLALNITELAALLFFTGGLQNPFSYLFLAPVLISATALPTRMTMALGGFAVACATVLGFTHLPLPWDANNPLILPRIYLVGVWLSIVLAIGVTSLYTFQVTEQARKLSDALAATELVLTREQHLTQIDGLAAAAAHELGTPLSTIFLISRELEKALQENGAQDPQRLAGDLSIVREQAQRCRDILAKIAQLSSSGAPFDRMPLSTLIEETVAPHRDFGIDITIRIAATGDDEPVGMRNPAILYGVGNILENAVDFANSTVEVNAWWSSETVEIVISDDGPGIAPDILKRIGEPYLSRRRNVSDAQGSRAGLGLGIFIARTLLERTGAKVSFANRTFPEHGAVVQIVWPRVRFETSKTIAETTT, from the coding sequence ATGACCGACGTCGACGCCTCCGATTTCCGCCATCCGCGCCGCTACGTCCGGCTGGATACTATTTTGCGGCTGCGCTGGCTCGCGGCACTGGGGCAGCTCGCGGCGATCTTCGTTGTCGCGCAGGGACTCGAATTCGGACTGCCGATCATTCCCTGCGTGACGATCGTCGGGTTGTCGTCACTGCTCAATCTTGCTTTGCAGGTCATCTTCAATCCCATGCAGCGGCTCGAGCCGCGCTATGCCGCGGCGCTGCTTGCGTTGAACATTACTGAACTGGCGGCCCTGCTGTTCTTCACCGGCGGTCTGCAGAACCCGTTCTCATATCTGTTTCTCGCGCCCGTGCTGATCTCCGCCACCGCATTGCCGACGCGGATGACCATGGCGCTTGGCGGGTTCGCGGTTGCCTGCGCGACGGTTCTGGGCTTCACGCATTTGCCGCTGCCATGGGACGCCAACAATCCGCTGATCCTGCCGCGGATCTATCTCGTCGGGGTCTGGTTATCGATCGTGCTCGCGATCGGCGTCACCAGCCTCTACACGTTCCAGGTGACGGAGCAGGCGCGCAAGCTGTCCGACGCGCTGGCGGCGACCGAACTGGTCCTGACCCGCGAACAGCATCTGACTCAGATCGACGGCCTTGCCGCCGCCGCCGCCCATGAACTCGGAACGCCGCTGTCGACCATCTTCCTGATTTCGCGCGAGCTGGAAAAAGCCCTGCAGGAAAATGGCGCGCAGGATCCGCAGCGGCTCGCCGGCGATCTCTCCATTGTGCGGGAGCAGGCGCAGCGTTGCCGCGATATTCTCGCCAAGATCGCGCAACTGTCGTCGTCCGGCGCGCCGTTCGACCGGATGCCGCTGTCGACCCTGATCGAGGAAACCGTCGCGCCGCATCGCGACTTCGGCATCGACATCACGATCCGGATCGCGGCCACCGGCGACGATGAGCCGGTCGGGATGCGCAACCCCGCGATCCTCTACGGCGTCGGCAACATTCTGGAGAATGCCGTCGACTTCGCGAACAGCACCGTCGAAGTGAATGCCTGGTGGAGCAGCGAGACCGTCGAGATCGTGATTTCGGACGACGGACCGGGCATCGCCCCCGACATTCTCAAGCGGATCGGCGAGCCTTACCTGTCGCGCCGCCGCAACGTCAGTGATGCACAAGGCAGCCGCGCCGGCCTCGGTCTCGGGATATTCATCGCCCGCACCTTGCTGGAGCGAACCGGCGCGAAGGTGTCCTTCGCCAACCGGACATTTCCGGAGCATGGTGCGGTGGTTCAGATCGTGTGGCCGCGCGTCCGCTTCGAAACCTCAAAAACGATCGCTGAGACAACGACTTAG